The Streptomyces sp. CC0208 genome window below encodes:
- a CDS encoding ABC transporter permease, translating into MTATTTHTPPPAAPKADTATRSSRSLGQILMIVAGALLLVAAVRVISGSDQLTSEGQVSAALSLAVPIGLAGLAGLWSERSGVVNIGLEGMMILGTFGAGWIGWQSSPWLGLLCGVGFGVVGGLLHAVATVTFGVDHIVSGVAINLLALGTTQYLAKLFFVDGKAADAGGNPKQSPPVDSLPSFDVPGLSSGLHSIENHHWFLISDLAGILGGLFTNLSVVTVLAVVLFIGSWWLLWRTPFGLRLRSCGENPIAAESLGVNVYKYKYVAVAVSGGLAGLGGAFLALVTSHTYLEGQTGGRGYIGLAAMIFGNWRPGGLAMGAGLFGYSDALQLRNGGETVHALLLLLFVLLLAMAGWKLYKKAHWQGGISLLVAAGVLVWYLVTDEVPSDFVGATPYVVTLLVLSLSAQRLRMPKADGMRYRKGQGK; encoded by the coding sequence ATGACTGCCACGACGACCCACACGCCGCCCCCCGCGGCACCCAAGGCGGACACCGCCACCCGGTCGAGCCGCTCGCTCGGCCAGATCCTCATGATCGTCGCCGGTGCGCTGCTGCTCGTCGCCGCGGTCCGCGTCATCTCCGGCTCCGACCAGCTCACCTCCGAGGGCCAGGTCTCCGCCGCCCTCAGCCTCGCCGTGCCGATCGGCCTCGCGGGCCTCGCCGGTCTGTGGTCCGAGCGCTCCGGCGTGGTCAACATCGGCCTCGAGGGCATGATGATCCTCGGCACCTTCGGCGCCGGCTGGATCGGCTGGCAGTCCAGCCCCTGGCTCGGCCTGCTGTGCGGCGTCGGGTTCGGCGTCGTGGGCGGTCTGCTGCACGCGGTCGCGACCGTCACCTTCGGCGTCGACCACATCGTCTCCGGCGTCGCGATCAACCTGCTCGCGCTGGGCACCACCCAGTACCTCGCCAAGCTGTTCTTCGTCGACGGCAAGGCGGCCGACGCGGGCGGCAACCCCAAGCAGTCCCCGCCCGTCGACTCCCTGCCCAGCTTCGACGTCCCGGGCCTGTCCAGCGGGCTGCACTCCATCGAGAACCACCACTGGTTCCTGATCTCCGACCTCGCGGGCATCCTCGGCGGCCTGTTCACCAACCTGTCCGTGGTGACGGTCCTCGCGGTCGTGCTGTTCATCGGCAGCTGGTGGCTGCTGTGGCGCACCCCGTTCGGCCTGCGCCTGCGTTCCTGCGGCGAGAACCCGATCGCCGCCGAGTCCCTCGGCGTCAACGTCTACAAGTACAAGTACGTGGCCGTGGCCGTCTCCGGCGGTCTCGCCGGCCTCGGCGGCGCCTTCCTGGCGCTGGTCACCTCGCACACCTACCTGGAGGGCCAGACCGGCGGCCGCGGCTACATCGGTCTCGCCGCCATGATCTTCGGCAACTGGCGGCCCGGCGGGCTCGCCATGGGCGCGGGCCTGTTCGGCTACTCCGACGCGCTCCAGCTGCGCAACGGCGGCGAGACCGTCCACGCGCTGCTGCTCCTGCTGTTCGTGCTGCTCCTGGCGATGGCCGGCTGGAAGCTGTACAAGAAGGCGCACTGGCAGGGCGGCATCAGCCTCCTGGTGGCCGCGGGCGTCCTGGTCTGGTACCTGGTCACCGACGAGGTCCCGAGCGACTTCGTGGGCGCCACCCCGTACGTCGTCACCCTGCTGGTGCTGTCGCTGTCCGCGCAGCGCCTGCGGATGCCCAAGGCGGACGGCATGCGCTACCGGAAGGGCCAGGGCAAGTGA
- a CDS encoding thymidine phosphorylase has translation MAMDAISVIRTKRDRGELSDEQIDWVIDAYTRGEVADEQMSALAMAILLNGMNRREIARWTAAMIASGERMDFSSLSRPTADKHSTGGVGDKITLPLAPLVAACGAAVPQLSGRGLGHTGGTLDKLESIPGWRALLSNEEMLHVLDTTGAVICAAGDGLAPADKKLYALRDVTGTVEAIPLIASSIMSKKIAEGTGSLVLDVKVGTGAFMKTIEDARELASTMVGLGTDHGVRTVALLTDMSTPLGLTAGNALEVRESVEVLAGGGPSDVVELTIALAREMLDAAGVKDADPAKALADGSAMDVWRRMIAAQGGDPDAELPVAREQHVIKASASGVLTRLDAYGIGVAAWRLGAGRARKEDPVQAGAGVELHAKPGDTVTEGQPLLTLHTDTPERFAYALESIEGSYDIEAAGTGFSASPVVLERIA, from the coding sequence ATGGCCATGGACGCCATCTCCGTCATCCGCACCAAGCGGGACCGCGGTGAACTCAGCGACGAGCAGATCGACTGGGTCATCGACGCGTACACCCGCGGGGAGGTCGCCGACGAGCAGATGTCCGCGCTCGCGATGGCCATCCTGCTCAACGGCATGAACCGCCGCGAGATCGCCCGCTGGACGGCCGCGATGATCGCCTCCGGCGAGCGCATGGACTTCTCGTCCCTGTCCCGCCCGACGGCGGACAAGCACTCCACGGGCGGCGTCGGCGACAAGATCACGCTCCCGCTGGCCCCCCTGGTGGCGGCCTGCGGCGCGGCCGTGCCCCAGCTCTCGGGCCGCGGCCTCGGCCACACCGGCGGCACGCTCGACAAGCTGGAGTCGATCCCCGGCTGGCGCGCGCTGCTGTCGAACGAGGAGATGCTGCACGTCCTCGACACCACCGGCGCGGTGATCTGCGCGGCGGGCGACGGCCTGGCCCCGGCGGACAAGAAGCTGTACGCCCTGCGTGACGTCACCGGCACGGTCGAGGCGATCCCGCTGATCGCCTCCTCGATCATGTCGAAGAAGATCGCGGAGGGCACGGGCTCGCTCGTGCTCGACGTCAAGGTCGGCACCGGCGCCTTCATGAAGACCATCGAGGACGCGCGGGAACTGGCGTCCACGATGGTGGGCCTCGGCACCGACCACGGCGTCAGGACGGTCGCCCTGCTGACGGACATGTCGACCCCGCTGGGCCTCACGGCCGGCAACGCCCTCGAAGTCCGCGAGTCGGTCGAGGTCCTGGCCGGCGGCGGCCCCTCGGACGTGGTGGAACTGACCATCGCGCTGGCCCGCGAGATGCTGGACGCGGCGGGCGTGAAGGACGCCGACCCGGCGAAGGCGCTGGCCGACGGTTCGGCGATGGACGTCTGGCGCCGGATGATCGCGGCCCAGGGCGGCGACCCGGACGCGGAGCTGCCCGTGGCCCGCGAGCAGCACGTGATCAAGGCGTCCGCCTCCGGCGTCCTGACCCGCCTCGACGCCTACGGCATCGGCGTCGCCGCCTGGCGCCTCGGCGCGGGGCGTGCTCGCAAGGAGGACCCGGTGCAGGCGGGCGCGGGCGTGGAACTCCACGCCAAGCCCGGCGACACGGTCACCGAGGGCCAGCCCTTGCTGACCCTCCACACGGACACGCCGGAGCGCTTCGCGTACGCGTTGGAGTCGATCGAGGGCTCCTACGACATCGAGGCGGCGGGCACGGGCTTCTCGGCGTCGCCGGTGGTGCTGGAACGTATCGCCTGA
- a CDS encoding MFS transporter, with amino-acid sequence MPASTEAPTRVGAASPVPVAVDSRLSPGGPGYRRMSFALFLAGVATFALLYSTQALLPLISGEFGVAASEASWTVAAATGGLALFVLPMSALSERFGRRTVMTASLAVAVTVGILVPFAPSLTTLVVLRAVQGAALAGLPASATAYLAEEVRPKALVTAIGLFVAGNSVGGMSGRVITGWVAQEWGWRVAVGVIGAIAVACAVAFRLLLPAPQHFVAGSLRPRVLLGTVRTHLSDPLLRRLYAIGALFMTVFGGVYTVIGYRLTEAPFGLPQGIVGSIFLVYLVGTVSASTAGRLVGRLGRRGALYAAGGTTATGLLLSLSGSLWLVLLGLVLITGGFFAGHAVASSAVSKTATHGRAQASALYQSAYYIGSSAGSTVGALAFHAGGWAGTVGVGLLAVLGVVSITVLGTRAARAQQRLATA; translated from the coding sequence ATGCCTGCCAGTACCGAGGCGCCCACCCGCGTGGGCGCCGCATCCCCCGTCCCTGTCGCCGTCGACTCCCGTCTGTCCCCGGGCGGCCCCGGCTACCGCCGGATGAGCTTCGCCCTCTTCCTCGCCGGGGTCGCCACCTTCGCGCTGCTGTACTCCACGCAGGCCCTTCTCCCGCTGATCTCGGGCGAGTTCGGGGTCGCGGCGAGCGAGGCGAGCTGGACGGTGGCGGCGGCGACCGGCGGTCTGGCGCTGTTCGTGCTGCCGATGAGCGCCCTCTCCGAGCGCTTCGGACGCCGTACGGTCATGACGGCCTCGCTGGCGGTCGCCGTGACGGTCGGGATCCTGGTCCCCTTCGCGCCCTCGCTGACCACGCTGGTCGTGCTGCGGGCGGTGCAGGGGGCGGCCCTGGCCGGGCTGCCCGCCTCCGCCACGGCGTATCTCGCCGAGGAGGTCCGCCCGAAGGCACTGGTCACGGCGATCGGCCTGTTCGTCGCCGGCAACAGCGTCGGCGGGATGAGCGGCCGGGTCATCACGGGCTGGGTCGCGCAGGAGTGGGGCTGGCGGGTGGCCGTAGGGGTCATCGGCGCGATCGCGGTGGCCTGTGCGGTGGCGTTCCGCCTGCTGCTCCCGGCGCCGCAGCACTTCGTGGCGGGCTCGCTGCGGCCGCGGGTGCTGCTCGGCACGGTCCGCACACACCTCTCCGACCCGCTGCTGCGCCGCCTCTACGCGATCGGCGCGCTGTTCATGACGGTCTTCGGCGGCGTGTACACGGTGATCGGCTACCGCCTGACGGAGGCCCCGTTCGGGTTGCCGCAGGGCATCGTCGGCTCGATCTTCCTGGTCTACCTGGTGGGCACGGTGTCCGCGTCGACGGCGGGGCGGCTGGTCGGGCGCCTGGGCCGCCGGGGCGCGCTGTACGCGGCGGGCGGTACGACGGCGACCGGCCTGCTGCTCTCCCTGTCCGGCTCCCTGTGGCTGGTCCTCCTGGGCCTGGTCCTGATCACCGGCGGTTTCTTCGCGGGGCACGCGGTGGCGTCCTCGGCGGTCAGCAAGACGGCCACCCACGGCCGGGCGCAGGCCTCGGCCCTCTACCAGTCCGCCTACTACATCGGCTCCAGCGCGGGCAGCACGGTCGGCGCGCTCGCCTTCCACGCGGGCGGCTGGGCCGGGACGGTCGGGGTCGGACTCCTGGCGGTGCTCGGCGTGGTGTCGATCACCGTCCTCGGAACACGTGCGGCTCGGGCCCAGCAGCGGCTCGCGACGGCCTGA
- a CDS encoding alpha/beta hydrolase yields MAQQATPVRTARLGRALGPEPAAVSGVVLLLPGGDETSLRRPASMRLPSAVRALGRRLARAGHAEGLAAHLVHYRYRGWNGSEAHPAHDATWAADEVVRRYGDVPVSLVGVDMGARAALRAGGHEAVNSVVAVAPRLPEEDVAATPEPVKQLVGRRVLIVHGTNDRQADPELSFRLASRAKKANREVCRFEVHSDGHGLHQYRAEVQALTEDFVMGALFGRALSRPVQDALAAPPPLGLRMPLASGFGRRR; encoded by the coding sequence ATGGCACAGCAAGCGACGCCGGTGCGCACCGCCCGACTGGGCAGGGCACTCGGCCCGGAGCCGGCGGCGGTGAGCGGGGTGGTGCTGCTCCTCCCGGGCGGCGACGAGACCTCTCTGCGCAGACCCGCCTCGATGCGACTCCCCTCCGCCGTCAGGGCGTTGGGACGACGACTCGCCCGTGCGGGGCACGCCGAGGGGCTCGCGGCCCACCTCGTGCACTACCGCTATCGCGGCTGGAACGGCAGCGAGGCGCATCCCGCGCACGACGCGACCTGGGCCGCCGACGAGGTCGTACGGCGGTACGGCGACGTCCCCGTGTCCCTGGTCGGCGTCGACATGGGCGCACGGGCGGCACTGCGCGCGGGCGGCCACGAGGCCGTCAACTCCGTGGTGGCGGTCGCTCCTCGGCTGCCCGAGGAGGACGTGGCGGCCACCCCCGAACCGGTCAAGCAGCTCGTGGGGCGGCGGGTGTTGATCGTGCACGGGACCAACGACCGGCAGGCGGACCCCGAGTTGTCGTTCCGGCTGGCGTCCCGGGCGAAGAAGGCGAACCGGGAGGTGTGCCGGTTCGAGGTGCACTCCGACGGGCACGGACTGCACCAGTACCGGGCCGAAGTGCAGGCCCTGACCGAGGACTTCGTGATGGGGGCGCTGTTCGGGCGGGCGCTGTCCCGGCCGGTGCAGGACGCGCTGGCCGCGCCTCCGCCGCTGGGGCTGCGGATGCCGCTGGCTTCCGGGTTCGGGCGTCGGCGGTAG
- a CDS encoding sigma-70 family RNA polymerase sigma factor, with translation MTDTTATTTDLDVRLEKHRTELTGYCYRMLGSSFEAEDAVQDTMVRAWRSYEKFEGRSSLRSWLYRIATNVCLDMLTAGNKRARPMDLTESTPLAQAALSPRPDHTWLEPMPDNRILPTVEDPAEAAVAKETVRLAFMAALQQLPPKQRAVLILREVLAWKASEVAELLDTSVASVNSALQRARATLAEREEHGADAAVSDPLDEEQQKLLERYVKAFEGYDMTALTALLHEDAIMTMPPFDLWLTGHDDITGFMTTLGSACEGSRLVPVQVNGLPGFAQYKPDPDKGGFVPWAVQVLEISDGRLTGFHFFLDTQRWFPLFGLPLHLEAEADEVEEGV, from the coding sequence ATGACGGACACTACGGCTACGACGACGGACCTCGACGTCAGGCTCGAGAAACACCGCACAGAGCTGACGGGGTACTGCTACCGCATGCTCGGCTCCTCCTTCGAGGCCGAGGACGCGGTGCAGGACACGATGGTGCGGGCCTGGCGGAGCTACGAGAAGTTCGAGGGCCGTTCCAGCCTCCGCTCCTGGCTGTACCGCATCGCGACGAACGTCTGTCTGGACATGCTGACGGCGGGCAACAAGCGCGCCCGCCCCATGGACCTCACGGAGTCGACACCCCTCGCCCAGGCCGCCCTCTCCCCCCGCCCCGACCACACCTGGCTGGAACCGATGCCGGACAACCGCATCCTGCCGACCGTCGAGGACCCGGCGGAGGCGGCGGTCGCCAAGGAGACCGTACGGCTCGCCTTCATGGCCGCCCTCCAGCAGCTGCCGCCCAAGCAGCGCGCGGTGCTGATCCTGCGCGAGGTGCTGGCCTGGAAGGCGAGCGAGGTCGCCGAACTGCTCGACACCTCCGTCGCCTCGGTCAACAGCGCCCTCCAGCGGGCCCGCGCCACCCTCGCCGAGCGGGAGGAGCACGGCGCCGACGCGGCCGTGTCCGACCCGCTGGACGAGGAGCAGCAGAAACTCCTGGAGCGCTATGTGAAGGCGTTCGAGGGGTACGACATGACGGCACTGACGGCGCTCCTCCACGAGGACGCCATCATGACGATGCCGCCGTTCGACCTGTGGCTGACGGGCCACGACGACATCACGGGCTTCATGACGACCCTGGGCTCGGCCTGCGAGGGCTCCCGTCTGGTGCCGGTGCAGGTCAACGGCTTGCCGGGGTTCGCCCAGTACAAGCCGGACCCGGACAAGGGCGGCTTCGTCCCGTGGGCGGTCCAGGTGCTGGAGATCTCAGACGGCCGGCTCACCGGGTTCCACTTCTTCCTCGACACCCAGCGCTGGTTCCCCCTGTTCGGCCTGCCCCTCCACCTCGAAGCGGAGGCCGACGAGGTCGAGGAGGGCGTGTAG
- a CDS encoding adenosine deaminase, with protein MTSQTDRMGNSPSSDQIRRAPKVLLHDHLDGGLRPGTIVDLARDAGYTGLPETDADRLGVWFREAADSGSLERYLETFSHTVGVMQTREALTRVAAECAEDLAEDGVVYAEVRYAPEQHLQKGLTLEEVVEAVNEGFREGERRARANGHRIRVGALLTAMRHAARALEIAELANRYRDLGVVGFDIAGAEAGYPPTRHLDAFEYLKRENNHFTIHAGEAFGLPSIWQALQWCGADRLGHGVRIIDDIQVHEDGTVKLGRLASYVRDKRIPLELCPSSNLQTGAASSYAEHPIGLLRRLHFRATVNTDNRLMSGTSMSREFEHLVEAFGYSLDDMQWFSVNAMKSAFIPFDERLAMINDVIKPGYAELKSEWLFQQTASTSGSVAEES; from the coding sequence ATGACGAGCCAGACTGACCGGATGGGGAACTCCCCGAGCTCGGACCAGATCCGCCGAGCACCCAAGGTTCTGCTGCACGATCACCTCGACGGCGGGCTGCGCCCCGGCACGATCGTCGACCTCGCCCGGGACGCCGGGTACACCGGACTCCCCGAGACCGACGCGGACCGGCTGGGCGTCTGGTTCCGCGAAGCCGCCGACTCGGGTTCGCTGGAACGGTACTTGGAGACCTTCTCGCACACCGTCGGCGTCATGCAGACCCGCGAGGCCCTCACCCGGGTGGCCGCCGAGTGCGCCGAGGACCTCGCCGAGGACGGTGTCGTCTACGCCGAGGTGCGCTACGCCCCCGAGCAGCACCTGCAGAAGGGGCTGACCCTCGAAGAGGTCGTCGAGGCCGTCAACGAGGGCTTCCGCGAAGGCGAGCGCAGGGCCAGGGCGAACGGCCACCGCATCCGCGTCGGCGCCCTGCTCACCGCCATGCGGCACGCGGCCCGGGCCCTGGAGATCGCCGAGCTCGCCAACCGCTACCGCGACCTGGGCGTCGTCGGGTTCGACATCGCGGGCGCGGAGGCCGGCTACCCGCCCACCCGGCATCTCGACGCCTTCGAGTACCTGAAGCGCGAGAACAACCACTTCACCATCCACGCCGGCGAGGCCTTCGGGCTGCCGTCCATCTGGCAGGCCCTGCAGTGGTGCGGTGCCGACCGGCTCGGGCACGGCGTGCGCATCATCGACGACATCCAGGTCCACGAGGACGGCACGGTCAAGCTCGGACGGCTCGCCTCCTACGTCCGGGACAAGCGGATCCCGCTGGAGCTGTGCCCCAGCTCCAACCTCCAGACCGGGGCCGCGTCCTCGTACGCCGAGCACCCGATCGGACTCCTGCGGCGGCTGCACTTCCGGGCCACCGTGAACACCGACAACCGGCTGATGTCCGGCACCAGCATGAGCCGGGAATTCGAGCACCTTGTCGAGGCGTTCGGTTATTCGCTCGACGACATGCAGTGGTTCTCCGTCAATGCGATGAAATCAGCGTTCATTCCTTTCGATGAACGACTCGCGATGATCAATGACGTCATCAAGCCCGGATATGCCGAGCTGAAGTCCGAATGGCTGTTCCAGCAGACCGCCTCCACCAGCGGTTCTGTGGCCGAGGAGAGCTGA
- a CDS encoding cytidine deaminase — protein sequence MTSPAAVDWGALRAAARDAMSRAYAPYSGYPVGVAALVDDGRTITGCNVENASYGLGLCAECGLVSELHNTGGGRLTHFTCVDGRGEVLVPCGRCRQLLYEFGGPDLLLETPAGILPLSEMLPQAFGPDHLTK from the coding sequence GTGACGTCCCCCGCCGCTGTCGACTGGGGGGCGCTGCGGGCGGCGGCCCGGGACGCCATGTCCCGGGCGTACGCCCCGTACTCCGGCTACCCGGTCGGCGTGGCCGCCCTGGTCGACGACGGCCGTACCATCACCGGCTGCAACGTCGAGAACGCCTCCTACGGCCTCGGCCTGTGCGCCGAGTGCGGTCTGGTCTCGGAGCTGCACAACACCGGTGGCGGCCGGCTCACGCACTTCACCTGCGTGGACGGCCGGGGCGAGGTCCTCGTCCCCTGCGGCCGCTGCCGTCAGCTGCTCTACGAGTTCGGCGGCCCGGACCTGCTCCTGGAGACCCCGGCGGGCATCCTGCCGCTGTCCGAGATGCTCCCGCAGGCCTTCGGGCCGGACCATCTCACCAAGTAA
- a CDS encoding STAS domain-containing protein, with protein MNCARPSGLPIVDAMTPAVLVLAGPVTRDEVTELGDEVRALLRTTGAGVVVCDVAGLGPPGLGAVDLLARLQLAARRAGGRIRLRDPDPALHALLDLVGLRFEVEGQAEQGEPALGVEEEVEPGEPAV; from the coding sequence ATGAATTGTGCCCGCCCGTCAGGTCTACCGATCGTGGACGCCATGACACCCGCTGTACTCGTGCTGGCCGGCCCCGTCACCCGGGACGAGGTGACGGAGCTGGGCGACGAGGTCCGGGCCCTGTTGCGGACGACCGGTGCCGGAGTGGTGGTGTGCGATGTCGCCGGGCTCGGACCACCGGGGCTCGGCGCCGTCGACCTGCTCGCCCGGCTCCAGCTCGCGGCCCGGCGCGCCGGGGGCCGGATCAGGCTGCGGGACCCCGACCCCGCGCTACACGCCCTCCTCGACCTCGTCGGCCTCCGCTTCGAGGTGGAGGGGCAGGCCGAACAGGGGGAACCAGCGCTGGGTGTCGAGGAAGAAGTGGAACCCGGTGAGCCGGCCGTCTGA
- a CDS encoding AEC family transporter has product MQGVLTGFAVIAVVIGVGYLIGLRGYLGDQGREVLTKLAFHVASPALLFTTLARADLSVIFSSRLLVTALSTAAAAGVFVAVGVVRGWGLGRTTIGALCSSYVNSGNLGIPIAVYVLGDASLVAPVLLFQLVGVTPVAVTVLDLASGRGGKSPLWLRLLTPLRNPIAVGSLAGVAVSAAGLKVPAPVMDPLTLIGGMSVPAVLLAFGISLCGSTMPGRGPDRQLVLLSVALKSVGQPAAAWALAAGVFGLHGAQLLDVVVTSALPAAQNLYTYASTYGVGERLARDSILVSTVVSVPVLVGVAALLG; this is encoded by the coding sequence GTGCAGGGAGTGCTGACCGGCTTCGCGGTCATCGCGGTGGTGATCGGCGTCGGCTATCTCATCGGTCTGCGCGGCTACCTCGGCGACCAGGGCCGGGAGGTCCTGACCAAGCTCGCCTTCCATGTCGCCTCCCCCGCCCTGCTGTTCACCACGCTGGCCCGGGCCGACCTGTCGGTGATCTTCTCCAGCCGCCTGCTGGTGACGGCCCTGAGCACGGCCGCGGCGGCGGGGGTCTTCGTGGCGGTGGGGGTCGTCCGGGGCTGGGGCCTGGGCCGTACGACGATCGGTGCGCTGTGCTCGTCCTACGTCAATTCCGGCAACCTCGGCATCCCGATCGCGGTGTACGTCCTGGGCGACGCCTCGCTGGTGGCGCCGGTGCTGCTGTTCCAGCTGGTGGGGGTGACCCCGGTCGCGGTGACGGTCCTGGACCTGGCGTCGGGGAGGGGAGGGAAGAGCCCGCTGTGGCTACGGCTGCTCACGCCCCTGCGCAACCCGATCGCGGTCGGCTCGCTGGCCGGCGTGGCGGTCTCGGCGGCCGGTCTGAAGGTCCCGGCCCCCGTCATGGACCCCCTGACCCTGATCGGCGGCATGTCGGTCCCGGCCGTCCTCCTCGCCTTCGGCATCTCCCTGTGCGGCAGCACGATGCCCGGCCGGGGCCCGGACCGGCAGCTAGTCCTGCTCTCGGTCGCCCTGAAGTCGGTGGGGCAGCCCGCGGCGGCCTGGGCGCTGGCGGCCGGTGTCTTCGGCCTGCACGGAGCGCAACTCCTCGACGTGGTGGTGACATCGGCCCTGCCGGCCGCGCAGAACCTCTACACGTACGCGTCGACCTACGGCGTGGGAGAGCGGCTGGCCCGGGACTCGATCCTGGTGTCGACGGTGGTGTCGGTGCCGGTGCTGGTGGGGGTGGCGGCGCTGTTGGGGTGA
- a CDS encoding Uma2 family endonuclease, producing the protein MSGDGRPVRSRPVRGAEDCLAPWHARAAGEAELVVEVTSKSNANHDRIKKAHGYAVAGVPLYLLPDAWQSGRPTATLYGEPQNGTYRALVSVEYGERLTLPSPFKLDLDTGIFPLS; encoded by the coding sequence GTGTCCGGAGACGGGCGGCCTGTTCGTTCCCGACCTGTGCGTGGTGCCGAGGACTGCCTTGCGCCGTGGCACGCGCGTGCCGCCGGCGAGGCTGAACTCGTCGTCGAGGTCACATCCAAGAGCAATGCGAACCATGACCGCATCAAGAAAGCCCACGGCTACGCGGTCGCGGGAGTGCCGCTCTACCTTCTCCCTGATGCTTGGCAGTCCGGGCGTCCCACGGCGACACTTTACGGAGAGCCGCAAAACGGCACATACCGAGCCCTTGTCTCGGTGGAGTACGGCGAGAGGTTGACCTTGCCCTCACCGTTCAAGTTGGACCTGGACACCGGTATCTTCCCGCTCAGTTGA
- a CDS encoding LysR family transcriptional regulator, with the protein MEHQQRSQARLSPSSDTEDMVMLLAPRLAYFAGVARTEHVTRAAQEMDVPQSTLSRAMVRLEQDLGVDLFARIGRTVSLTPAGRTFLGSVERALAEIRRAADEVRADADPATGKVAFGFLHTMGSETVPGLIRAFRADHPRVRFSLVQNYGEAMIERLRAGELDLCLTSPVPDAPDLVARRLDEQKLRLVVPADHPLAARRRVRLAEAAEESFVTLEPGYGLRRITDDLCQEAGFKPRIAFEGEEAETLRGLVAAGLGVALLPPPAFPRPGVVELTVTAPRAAREIGVAWLDGHPDTPPVAAFKKFLLSRRGNLLP; encoded by the coding sequence ATGGAGCATCAGCAGAGGTCACAGGCGCGTCTGTCACCGTCCAGTGACACAGAAGACATGGTGATGTTGCTGGCCCCGCGGCTCGCGTACTTCGCCGGTGTGGCCCGCACCGAGCACGTCACCCGCGCCGCCCAGGAGATGGACGTACCCCAGTCGACGCTCTCCCGGGCCATGGTCCGCCTCGAACAGGACCTCGGCGTCGACCTGTTCGCCCGCATCGGCCGCACGGTCTCCCTCACCCCCGCCGGCCGCACCTTCCTCGGCTCCGTCGAACGCGCCCTCGCCGAGATCCGGCGGGCCGCCGACGAGGTCCGTGCCGACGCCGACCCGGCCACCGGCAAGGTCGCCTTCGGGTTCCTCCATACGATGGGTTCGGAGACGGTCCCGGGCCTGATCCGCGCCTTCCGTGCCGACCATCCCCGCGTCCGCTTCAGCCTGGTCCAGAACTACGGCGAGGCGATGATCGAGCGGCTGCGGGCCGGGGAACTGGACCTGTGCCTGACCTCCCCGGTGCCGGACGCCCCCGACCTCGTCGCCCGGCGTCTCGACGAGCAGAAGCTGCGGCTCGTGGTCCCCGCCGACCACCCCCTCGCGGCCCGCAGGCGCGTCCGCCTAGCCGAGGCCGCCGAGGAGTCCTTCGTCACCCTGGAACCCGGCTACGGCCTGCGCCGCATCACCGACGACCTCTGCCAGGAGGCCGGCTTCAAACCGAGGATCGCCTTCGAGGGCGAGGAGGCGGAGACGCTGAGGGGGCTGGTGGCGGCGGGCCTGGGCGTCGCCCTCCTGCCGCCGCCCGCCTTTCCCCGCCCGGGAGTCGTGGAACTGACGGTCACGGCCCCTCGTGCGGCCCGCGAGATCGGCGTCGCCTGGCTCGACGGCCACCCGGACACCCCGCCGGTGGCCGCCTTCAAGAAGTTCCTGCTGTCCAGAAGGGGCAACCTGCTGCCGTGA